Genomic DNA from Triticum dicoccoides isolate Atlit2015 ecotype Zavitan chromosome 4B, WEW_v2.0, whole genome shotgun sequence:
AGCTATCCATCCACTTAAGTCTTGAACATCATATTAACTCCGAAAGCACATTTAATGACACTCCAAGCATACACCTAACTATTAACTAAAGGCAAAAAAAAGATTGTTTACTTTTTTCTTATCATTTCAAATTTCACACTTATCACTACCAGACCAACCCTCTTCAGCATATTGTCTTTAGTAAGAATGCTATTTTTAAACATTAACCACAAGAACGCTTTAATTTCGAGAGGCACCTTGGTAAACCATAAGTTCTTAAATGGAAAATCCTCTTGGACTGCTTTCAACATATTGTACGTGGATCTAACAGTAAAATTCCATGATCGTAAGTTCCCATCTAACAGTGTTGTTTTCATCAGTCAGCTGGACATCTTTACAAACATTGTGTGAACTgacccaactctccaacaaagcccCCTCAAATTTCGTCGGAATTTAATACTAGTACTATTCCAACCTTATCATTATCACTTTCTCCTTCATTCACCGATCCGAGACGCCTAGGGTAGTTTGGCCATCGCGGCCGTCCATTCCGCTCTGGATCCAACCGTCCGATGCGCGCGCACGCGGATCGACGGGCCCACCACCGTCTCCCCGCGTCGTTTAAATACTCTGCCTCCTCTGCTCCATTTTCACCAACTCACCCCGCAATCCACCATCACCAAATCTCTCTGCCCCCTTCCAGCTTTTCTCCAAAACCGCCGTCGTTTAGCAATGGAGGTCTCAGGCGCTGCAGCGAAGGGGAAGAAGGGCGCGGCCGGGCGCAAGGCCGGCGGCCCTAGGAAGAAGTCGGTGACGCGGTCCGTCAAGGCCGGGCTGCAGTTCCCCGTCGGCCGCATCGGGCGCTACCTCAAGAAGGGCCGCTACGCCCAGCGCGTCGGCACCGGCGCCCCCGTCTACCTCGCCGCCGTCCTCGAGTACCTCGCCGCTGAGCTGCTGGAGCTCGCCGGGAACGCCGCCAAGGACAACAAGAAGAGCCGCATCATCCCGCGCCACCTGCTGCTCGCCGTCCGGAACGACGAGGAGCTCGGAAAGCTGTTGGCCGGCGTCACCATCGCGCACGGCGGCGTGATCCCCAAGATCAACCCTGTGCTGCTCCCCAAGAAGACGGCGGAGAAGGAGGGCAAGGAGCCCAAGTCTCCCAAGAAGGCGACCAAGTCCCCGAAGAAGGCCACCAAGGCTTAGAAACATGCATAGGTTTGCTGTAGGCTGttaaatgctactccctccgtaaactaatataagagcgtttaaattactattttagtgatctaaacacttttatattagtttacagagggagtatgtaaCAGTGTTCGTTGTTCGGCTAATGGTGTCGAtgtaatctttgttgctaagagaaaTCTCAGAAATCTCTCTGATTTGCCTAAATTCTTTGCTCCGTCGACTGTTCTTGTTTCCCAGTGCTCGATTTTGACATTCCCTCAACAGCAATGCCCACCAGGTGGTCGATCTCCGGTAGCCGTGCCTTGACAGCGCCGGATATGAGATGGAAGGTTAGTTTGCACGGTAGCACTGCGTCCTAACTGCTGGCTACGGCTGTCACTTTGGCGATCCCTTCCGTGCCTACAAATCCCCACACGGTATACTCCGGCAACTCCATCCACCGCCATGGCGTCCGCCGCTACCGTAAGCCACTGTCAAGTGGTGTCTGTACAAATTGCCCGCGGCTGAATCTTCTGTGCACCTGACTTGCTCGACGGAATGTTTGACAAGAGCTATGGCGTCGAAACAACACCACTTGGCCGCTGTCAGCTTGTCGGCCCCATCAATGTTGCTAGAGTGCTACAGGCCTGGGCAACATGTTCGTGCCGATGCTGCTCGGCTCGACGGCCTTGCCGTTGACTGATTGAATCATGGTCTGTGGTTACACCATGTTAATTTTATCTTACATAGTTACATGGTGAGTGCGCTGTGGCCTTTGCAAAGTTTTTCCAGAGTAGTTGTCCATTCAGTGCCTTTATCCAGAGAACTTAATCGCCCAGTTGCTCTATCTGTGGCAGTGGGGCATTTTTTTTTTGAGTTAATTACACCGGTAATACAAGAACTTGCAGTGAATTAACAGAATCATAtaaaaactaaaaaccccccagAAAAATGGTACAATAACTTATCTAACAACACAATTTGATACAATTTCCGTGTCGCTGTTAACTCGCCTGACTGTCTGGCACTCTTCCTTTGCGCTGTACGAGCCCCACTTGTCAGTTAGACAGGGAAATAAAAGCAACGAAAAATAGCGCGCTCTATATCATTTGATTTTTTGTGCCAATGTAGAGGTAGATTTGTTTCTATACCGTAGTTTCAGACACCCAGTTCACTCGCCGTTTTCGCTGACTTTTCTGACTGTTATCTTTTTATTATGTgtgtctttttgtttctttttatattTTTTCAGATCTTAGGTTTCTTAGGCTTTTCCTTCTTGCATATTTAATTTTATATAGGTTTTGCAATATATATGGCGAATTTTTTCCGATGTACACACTAAACATTTTAGTGTACAATAGACATTTTTTGCAGGAGAATGGTGGGTTTTATTTCTCGATAATAGTGTTACAGTCTGCTAATACAAAGGTAGAAACATTGTCTGAAACATGATGCAACTAACAAGCTGTGTTACCTCCTGTACGGTCAATATTGGCAAGACTATGAGCAACCTTATTTTAACGATGTTTAATTTTCTGCTGAATAAACCCATGAGGTTCCAGAAGCTTTTTGATTTCCAGTATTAGATGCCCATAAGTTGAAAGATCCTACGAGTTGTCCGTCAATGCAGCAAACTGTCAGATTGAATAACAATAGGTAACCTTGACCGTTGCATGCTCATTTTCAGTCCTTCTAAAACAACGCCGATCTCGAATTCAAgcgtatctctactcctaataaagcagttggtagtctcgcttttaggtttttttcgtcccaccactttcgtctggttttttttcgtaggttaaccgtcgtagattttttttgtcgcctcccccacttcatcggtttattttcacttcaccctctcacacaacgaaaaaactgaacggatcagaactttccatactgacgcaaattatttagtaatgtctttatgtaaaagaatcaatcacaatcaatctctaaaggtcaaatctaaattaattaatcttcataacgtttgtttcctttcgaatcacgtccataactttccttccttgtttgggcagaaactgtttggtagcagagattagaaatcttcctatgagtgtagtaataggaagtattctttttcttgatgattcgtttccatgcatgatgatagtaaattaggccaacattcaccattatttatcaacgtcatcaatcgtatccattcctaccagttttaagggaatctgctcgctatgtcttttttaaggggatccgctcgctaagtcgtcgtcgcacgttattttcacaaacaatctctactcctaatggagcagttggtaggctcgtacggtttatttttgtcctcctcccaccttcactggttctttttctctccactctttccttgcaaaccaataatttcctaacatacaaaagatcacgaatctatcttttCTTATCCGAACCAATCGcgccctacatcagtgcatttttttattaagaaaactaacacgtaaatcttaacgcattgtaaacaaatcccgttatggacctaattaatttattatggaatctatacgtggtcgcattggttctttttctctccactctttccttgcaaaccactaatttcctaacatacaaaagatcacgaatctatctttccttacccgaatcaatcgatccctacatcagtgcatttctttattaagaaaactaacacgtaaatcttaacgcattgtaaagaattcccgttatggacctaattaattcattatggaatctgtacgtggtcgcatctctcccctcgtgaaaaaatcgcattcatctcccgttaaaaaggaaaagagaacatgAACGATCAATCCCACACCATGCATCTCAGTAGCAAAAAATCACCCCCGCCTCTGCTACTGCGCCTCGCCGTCTGCCCGGCTCGACCCATGCCTCGCCTGCATGGCTggacgccgccgtctccaccgccacgtacaagaaaacggtgggcagaaccatccattcaaatcgcacaccccaccctcctccgcaatccctagccccgcatcaccctatcgctttctcgcctctctttcccctcgatgtAGATGGTGCCGAGCGGCAACCTCGAGCACCGGCAGTGCCGCCCTCTCTATCTTCGCTGCCTCGAGAGATGGGCCAAGGCTATCGTCGGTTCACCGCCCACGATtgggccgcctccggttgtcgcgcaccACCGGCTCCACCTAACGTGCCCGACCCTCTCCGCTTTCGACCTTCCGGCGACCACATCCCTCCGCGCCTCCATCCATCATCCACAAGGCCACTCCCTGCACCCACCCTCCTAAATTCTCCATACCGGCGGACAATCACCGAAGATCCAAGTTGGCCCGATATCAATTTTCTTACATGCTTTCTTTATCAGTTGGTGATGGGAATGGGTTCCAATTTCTCTCTCTGACTGTGGATTCG
This window encodes:
- the LOC119290793 gene encoding histone H2A-like; translation: MEVSGAAAKGKKGAAGRKAGGPRKKSVTRSVKAGLQFPVGRIGRYLKKGRYAQRVGTGAPVYLAAVLEYLAAELLELAGNAAKDNKKSRIIPRHLLLAVRNDEELGKLLAGVTIAHGGVIPKINPVLLPKKTAEKEGKEPKSPKKATKSPKKATKA